The sequence AGGTATTTAAGATACTGAAGGCCACCACCACTATCAAAATGAAATAGAAGATAAGGCCGCCAACCAGGTCCATCTGAATGCCCTGGATCAAGCCGGGCATGAGCTCCATCCAATCCACCACCAGGTGGTGCCTTTTTTCCATCTTTTTGATACCAGCCGCAACAGCCTTTTTCATCTCCGATACCTCGTCTAAGGATCTTCCAAGTACTACAACCTCATGGACGGCCCCGTGCATGGAATATACATCTTGAAAGTCCTTAAGCGAGATATGCATAGATGAACGATCGAATTCGTCCTGGCCAGAACTGTAAATTCCCTTTACCTTAACCACAGTAGCCGCGATGGTGCCATCACGTCCCTGGCCCAGCAAAACCAGTTCATCACCCA comes from Candidatus Neomarinimicrobiota bacterium and encodes:
- a CDS encoding ABC transporter permease, with translation GDELVLLGQGRDGTIAATVVKVKGIYSSGQDEFDRSSMHISLKDFQDVYSMHGAVHEVVVLGRSLDEVSEMKKAVAAGIKKMEKRHHLVVDWMELMPGLIQGIQMDLVGGLIFYFILIVVVAFSILNTFLMCIFERTREFGVIMAIGTSPGRLTKLLLIESTTITMIGIVVGIIAGSLITWYFQVHGIVISGASELLRQYGMPERIFPQLSLLSVSIGPGAVLVITLLTALYPALKVRRLRPVEAMRSA